In Candidatus Margulisiibacteriota bacterium, the genomic window AGAGTTTTCAAGCGCATATCTGACAGTGACATTCCCTCTGAATCTTCTGTCAAAGTTCATCGGCTTCCATTTTCCGTCGGGATGGTCCTTGTCGGGGAACACATCAAAGGACATGGGACTGTCGCTTATGACCTCTCCCGGGGAAACGCCTTTTTCCATGGCAGCAGCATAGATAAAAGGCTTGAACGAGGAACCGGGGGACCTTTTTGCCTGTGCGGCCCGGTTATATTCGCTCTTATCAAAATTGTAGCCGCCCACCATTGCAAGTATCTTGCCCGTGTTGGGGTCAAGCGAGACCAGCGCGCCCTGCAAAAAATGGTACTTGATGCCCTCGGTATTTATGAACCCGGTGATAGTTTCTTCCGCGGCTTTCTGAAGCGGGATGGAAAGCGTAGTATAGACCCTGAGCCCTCCTTTGTAGACAATGTCCCTGCCGTAATCCGCCACGAGTTTATTTATGACAAAGGAGGTAAAATAGGGAGCGGTGAACTTGTATTTGTTGAGCTTGTTCATTGACAGAGCGACAGGCTCTACTTCCGCTGCTTTTTTCTGCTTTTCTGAGATCATACCCAGGTCTTTCATTTTGGAAAGTACCAGGGACCTTCTTTTAACAGCAAGATCAAAGTTCTTGTACGGAGAATACGCCTCGGGAGCGCCCAGGATCCCAGACATCATGGCAGCCTCTGCCAGGGTAAGAGCATCTGCATGTTTTCCATAGTACATCTCTGCCGCTGCTTCGGCGCCGTAAGTATTATGGCCCCAGTAGACCTGATTGAGGTACATCTCAAGTATCTCTTCCTTGGTGTAGAGTTTTTCTATCTGCATGGCAAGAAAGGCTTCGGATACTTTTCTTGAAGCGGTCTTTTGGGTGGACAAGAACACGGTCCTGGCCAGCTGCTGAGTTATTGTACTGCCTCCCTGCACAACTTTGCCGCTGAACAGATTGACCAGAGCGGCCCTTGCTATTGCCTTAAGAGAGATACCCTTGTGGCGGTAAAAGTCATTGTCTTCGGAGGCGATCACAGCTTTCTGCAGGTTGGAAGATATCTTGTTTAAAGGGACCACTATCCTGTTCTCTTCGCCGTGAATGGTGCCAAGGACCGCGCCGTCGGAAGAATATATTATGGTAGCCTCGAACGGCGTATGGCTGCTCAACCTTGAAACATCAGGCAGTTGCGCGGACAGGCGGCCTATTATCAGGACCAGAGCGGCAGCAGAAGCAAGCATTACTATCAGAAGGTTCTTCCCGAGAGTACCTGCTTTTTTTTGCTTTTTTCTTTTTCCCGCCATAATACAATTATAGCAATTTGTCCGCCTCAATGATATAATTATTGTGTTATGAGCAGAACAAGGATAATAGCGACCGTAGGCCCGTCCTGCGACACAAAAGAAAAGCTTTCCGCCCTGGTAAAGGCGGGAGTGGACCTCTTCAGGCTCAATATGTCCCACGAAGACCATTCCGGAGCATCAAAGGTGATCTCCCAGATAAGGAAGAACGATCCTCAAACCGGTATCCTTATGGACCTGCAGGGCCCCAGGATAAGGACGGGCAGGCTTAAGGAAAAATGCGTAGCTCTCAAAAAAGGCGCTGAGTTCGTCATCACTTCAAAACAGATCGAGGGCAACGATTCCATGGTCTCGGTGGATTTTAAGGGGCTTCCTCAGGAAGTAAAGGCGGGACAGCAGATCCTTATAGATAACGGTCTTATAGAGTTGAAAGTGGTCAAAGTGGAAGGCTCCGACATTCACTGCAAAGTGTCCTCTGGGGGTTCTCTCGGAGAACACAAAGGCGTAAATGTTCCGGGAACATCTATTTTTAAAAAATCCCTGACAGAAAAAGACCTGTCCGACATGTCGCTTGCCGTCAAAGAAAAAGTGGACTATATAGCGCTGTCATTTGTAAAGACCTCGGACGACATACTTGAAGCAAAAAAACTGATAGAAGGGCTGGGAGCTTCTATCCCCGTCATTGCAAAGATAGAGAACGCCGAGGCCGTTTCCAGGATAGACTCTATAATAAATGTCGCTGACGCGGTCATGGTGGCAAGAGGCGACCTTGGCGTGGAACTTGCCCCCGAAGAGGTCCCTATGATACAAAAAGCCATCATAACCAAATGCGCCAGGGCGGGCCGTCCGGTGATAGTGGCCAGCCAGATGCTGGAGTCGATGGTGGAGAACACCAGGCCTACCAGGGCCGAGACCACCGATGTTGCAAATGCCATCATTGACGGGGCAGATGCACTGATGCTTTCCGAAGAAACTGCCAGCGGGCTTCATCCCTCGGAAGCCGTGAAAATGATGGCAAGGCTTATCGATAAGGTTGAAGGGGAATGCGTGATACAGAGGCATATAAAGAAAGAGGACATAAAAAAGAACATAGCCTTTGCGGTGTCGCATTCGGCCTATCATGTCTGCGAGGACCTTGATGCCAGAGCGATAATCACTTTTACTTCTTCCGGGTCAACGGCCCTGATGGCCTCAAAATGGCGGCCCAACGCGCCCATATTTGCCCCCGTCACTTCGCTTGAGGCGGCAAGAAGGACCTCTCTTTACTGGGGAGTACTGCCCATACTGACGGAGGTCTTTAAAAGCACGGACGAGATGGTCTCCAATATAGAAAAGGCCGTCCTTGAGAAAAAACTGCTCAAAAAAGGCGATGTAGTCATCATCACCGCCGGGGTCCCCATAGGCGTCAAAGGCACCACTAACCTCATCAAGGTGCATACGATAGGGTAGAGTCTTTTACCTTACACCATTCTGCGTAGAAAACAAGATATATACCCGGTAGATTTTTTTAGCTTGACAAGTAAACATATGTTTACTATAATTCAAAAAGCAACAAAAGAAAGGAGAAAAGCCATGCAAGAGCTGACACCGCGGCAGAAGAGCATCTTTGATTATGTTTCGGAGTTCATCGAGGACAGGGGATTTGCCCCGTCCATAAGAGAGGTCTGCGATAAATTCAAGATCAAGTCTACAAAGGCCATCCACAGCCATTTAAAGGCTCTTGAAGAAAAAGGCTGGATAAAGAGATCTTCAAACGCAAGAAGCATCGAAATACTTGGCAGGCAAAGGGTGGTAAACCTTCCTTTGGTAGGGCAGGTGGCTGCCGGAAAACCAATACTGGCGGTTGAGAACATAGAGGATACTATACCCATAGCCTGGGACTTTGCCAAGAACATAAGGGACGGTTTTATCCTGAGGGTAAGAGGCGACAGCATGACGGAAGCCGGGATAAACGAGGGCGATCTTATAATGGTGAAGCCCCAGCCGGAAGCCAACAACGGGGACATAGTGGTAGCAATGGTGGACGACGGCGCCACGGTAAAAAGATATTTCAAGAGAAGCGACTGCATCATCCTTAACCCGGCAAACCCAAGATATAACCCCATCAGGGTGAGCAGGAATTTTAGGTTGGTAGGTAAGGTAATGGGATTGATACGCAGGTATTAATTAAATTCATGCAGTAGGGGCGGGTCGCGACCCGCCCCTACCTATTAACAATGCAAACAATCAAGGTCGCAACCATCTTCGATAAAGGGAAGATCAAGCCCGTGTGGTTTATAAATGACGGACGCAAGTATCTTGTAAGGGAAATAAATTACGAATGGGTAAAAAAGAACGGGGCGTCAAAGGTCCATCATTTTGCCGTAAGCGACGGAACGAACACCTTTGAACTGTCCTTTGACGACATTGAACTCATATGGAAGATAGAAGACTGATCCTTCATATCGACATGAACTCCTATTTTGCCTCGGTAGAGCAGGCTTGTGATCCTTTTCTTCGCGGAAAACCGGTTGCCGTGGGAGGCGGCATATCCAAAAGGACCGTCGTTGCCACGGCCTCTTATGAGGCCAGGGCAAGGGGCGTAAAGACCGCTATGTCCACCTGGGAGGCTCTTAGGATATGCCCCGACCTCATCGTGATAGAGGGCGACATGGCAAAGTATCTGCACACTACAAGAGAAATAGTGAAGATCTTTTACCGGTATACCGACCTTGTAGAAGAATTCTCTATAGACGAGGCGTTCCTGGATGTAACCGGAACTGCCGAAAGATTTGGAGGGGTCCTGCAGCTGTGCCGCAAGATAAAGGACGAGATAAAGAAAAAGTTCGGGCTTACCTGTTCGATAGGGGTCGCCCCTAACAAGCTTGTTGCAAAAGTGGCCAGCGGCATTCAAAAGCCTGACGGACTGGTGCTCATAGAAAAAGAGAACATTCCTCTGCTGCTAAAAAACCTCCTGGCAAAGGAACTGTGCGGAATAGGGGAGCGGACGGATGAAATTCTTAAGAGGATGGGAATACGGACTTGCGGACAATTGGCAAATTATCCCGTCCAAAATCTCATAGAAAGGTTCGGCCTTGTACAGGGAGTGCGGCTTTCAAACATGGGGGAAGGTAAAGATGACAGCCCCGTTGCTCCCCAAAAGAACGGGAGCAATGCAAAGTCTATAAGCCATTCCTATACACTTCCGAAGAATGAGACAAGCCTTTCTGATGTCAAAAGTTATCTTTTGCAGCTTTGCGAACAGGCGGGGAGGAGAGCAAGAAAGCAAGGATACAAAGGCTGTACTGTGTCTCTTTATGTAAGATACGCGGATTTTAGCGGTTACTGCAGACAAAAGAAACTCGGAGAACACATCAACGACGGGTTTGACCTGTACAAGACGGCTCTGGCCCTGCTGCCAAAACCCCTGCAAAAACCGGTCCGCCTTGTAGGCATCAGCCTCTCCGGATTTATAAAAGGCATTGACCAGACAAGCCTTATAGAATACAGAGAGAACACTAAAAAGGCGCTTGAGGCAATGGACAAGATAAATGACAGGTTTGGTGAATTCAAAATAACAAGGGCCAGCATATTGCACAACAAGTTAAGAGAAAAGTGTGGAATGACAGCAAGACAAATCTGATTATAAATCCTAAACCCCAAGCACTAAATCCTAAACAAACCACAATATTCAAATCCCAAACATATAACAGAGGTGTTTAGAATTTTGGGTTTGGAATTTATTTAGGATCTAGAACTTAGGATTTAAAAATTAGTCTTCTGCGTTCGGCGGCAGTATGTACCTGGTAGACCTTCCGGCCCCCTGACACAGCAGGATCTTCTTGTCC contains:
- a CDS encoding penicillin-binding protein 1A; the protein is MAGKRKKQKKAGTLGKNLLIVMLASAAALVLIIGRLSAQLPDVSRLSSHTPFEATIIYSSDGAVLGTIHGEENRIVVPLNKISSNLQKAVIASEDNDFYRHKGISLKAIARAALVNLFSGKVVQGGSTITQQLARTVFLSTQKTASRKVSEAFLAMQIEKLYTKEEILEMYLNQVYWGHNTYGAEAAAEMYYGKHADALTLAEAAMMSGILGAPEAYSPYKNFDLAVKRRSLVLSKMKDLGMISEKQKKAAEVEPVALSMNKLNKYKFTAPYFTSFVINKLVADYGRDIVYKGGLRVYTTLSIPLQKAAEETITGFINTEGIKYHFLQGALVSLDPNTGKILAMVGGYNFDKSEYNRAAQAKRSPGSSFKPFIYAAAMEKGVSPGEVISDSPMSFDVFPDKDHPDGKWKPMNFDRRFRGNVTVRYALENSLNIPSIKLIQKAGPQNAANLARRLGITSPLTETLSLALGTSDVSLLEMTSSYGVFASNGLRLEPYAIEKVVDRDGKTIEEAEPRAVQVLDPGVASVMVDMMKGVITSGTGRKAALGRPAAAKTGTSERFRDAWFIGFVPQLVTGVWVGNDNNSSMKGVAEVAVCPRMWKDYMTKVLVNTPPQDFAEPSGMVRVRICTVSGQLAGPNCPSAKIRTATFWRGKEPSRQCPSHSAPAPPKEEGSEVEEETIQDIEYDFNQEAF
- the lexA gene encoding transcriptional repressor LexA — translated: MQELTPRQKSIFDYVSEFIEDRGFAPSIREVCDKFKIKSTKAIHSHLKALEEKGWIKRSSNARSIEILGRQRVVNLPLVGQVAAGKPILAVENIEDTIPIAWDFAKNIRDGFILRVRGDSMTEAGINEGDLIMVKPQPEANNGDIVVAMVDDGATVKRYFKRSDCIILNPANPRYNPIRVSRNFRLVGKVMGLIRRY
- the pyk gene encoding pyruvate kinase; this translates as MSRTRIIATVGPSCDTKEKLSALVKAGVDLFRLNMSHEDHSGASKVISQIRKNDPQTGILMDLQGPRIRTGRLKEKCVALKKGAEFVITSKQIEGNDSMVSVDFKGLPQEVKAGQQILIDNGLIELKVVKVEGSDIHCKVSSGGSLGEHKGVNVPGTSIFKKSLTEKDLSDMSLAVKEKVDYIALSFVKTSDDILEAKKLIEGLGASIPVIAKIENAEAVSRIDSIINVADAVMVARGDLGVELAPEEVPMIQKAIITKCARAGRPVIVASQMLESMVENTRPTRAETTDVANAIIDGADALMLSEETASGLHPSEAVKMMARLIDKVEGECVIQRHIKKEDIKKNIAFAVSHSAYHVCEDLDARAIITFTSSGSTALMASKWRPNAPIFAPVTSLEAARRTSLYWGVLPILTEVFKSTDEMVSNIEKAVLEKKLLKKGDVVIITAGVPIGVKGTTNLIKVHTIG
- the dinB gene encoding DNA polymerase IV, which translates into the protein MEDRRLILHIDMNSYFASVEQACDPFLRGKPVAVGGGISKRTVVATASYEARARGVKTAMSTWEALRICPDLIVIEGDMAKYLHTTREIVKIFYRYTDLVEEFSIDEAFLDVTGTAERFGGVLQLCRKIKDEIKKKFGLTCSIGVAPNKLVAKVASGIQKPDGLVLIEKENIPLLLKNLLAKELCGIGERTDEILKRMGIRTCGQLANYPVQNLIERFGLVQGVRLSNMGEGKDDSPVAPQKNGSNAKSISHSYTLPKNETSLSDVKSYLLQLCEQAGRRARKQGYKGCTVSLYVRYADFSGYCRQKKLGEHINDGFDLYKTALALLPKPLQKPVRLVGISLSGFIKGIDQTSLIEYRENTKKALEAMDKINDRFGEFKITRASILHNKLREKCGMTARQI